DNA from Mycobacterium sp. SMC-8:
CTGTTCTTCGGTGCCGTGGCGCATGATGATCGGGCCGACCCAGTTGACCCCCATGTACTGCGCGCCGCGCGGTTCGTGGTGGGCCCACATCTCCTCGCGCACCACCGTCTGCTCCCACACCGACGCGCCACTGCCGCCGAACTGCTCGGGCCAGGCCAGGCACAACAGGTTGCGTTCGGCCAGGGTGCGGCAGAACGCCTGCGCGGTCTCCAGGTCGGCCGGGTCATCGGTGAACGCGCCGAGGAAGTGCTCGGGCACATGCTCGTTCACCAGATCGCGGAGCTCGCGGCGCAGGTCCGCGGCGCGCTTGCCCATGTCGAAGTCCATCGGTTGCTCCTATCCCGCGCCGAGGCCGAGTTCGTCGAGCACCGCCGCGGTGTCCGCGCCGAGTTCCGGGGCCGGCCCTCGCACCCGGCCCGGCGTGCGGGAGAACCAGGTCGGCACGCCGGGGAACCTGACCGGGCCGTGCGGGGTGTGCACGGTCTCGAACAGGCCCACCGCGTTCAGGTGCGGGTCGACGAACAACGCGTCGGGGGTGTTCAGCGGTGCGGCGGGAATCTCCAGTTCCCGGAACAGGTCCAGCCATTCGGCGGTGGTCCGCTCGGCCAGCGTCTCGGCGACGAGCCCGTACACCGCGTCGATCTGGTGAGCGCGGGCTTCCAGCGTGGCGTAGGTCTGCGAGGACCAGGCCGGTTGCACCGCGTCGATGAATGCGTTCCAGTGCTTGTCGTTGTAGATCAGCGCGGCGATGTAGCCGTCCTTGGTGCGGTAGGGACGGCGGTTCGGAGCGACGGTCCTCGGATACACGGCCGGCCCGAGCGGGGGGTCGAACATGGCGCCGTTGGCATGTTCGACCAGCATGAACGAGGCCATCGTCTCGAACATGGCGACCTCGACCTCCTGGCCCTCCCCGGTCCGCTCCCGGTGGAACAGCGCCATCGTGGTCGCGTAGAGGGCCGTCAGGCCGGCCACCTTGTCGGCGATGATGGTGCCGACGTAGTCGGCCTCACCGGTGAGTTGCCGCTGCACAGCCGGGATTCCGCACTCCGCCTGGATGGTGTCGTCGTAGGCGGGGCGGTCCCGCTCCGGCCCGCGCCGCCCGTACCCGTAGCAGTTGGTGTAGACGAT
Protein-coding regions in this window:
- a CDS encoding CaiB/BaiF CoA-transferase family protein codes for the protein MADNGPLAGIRVVDLTAMVMGPYCTQIMADMGADVIKVEPPEGDNTRFISVGPVSGMSGVFVNVNRGKRSVVLDLRSEEGKVAMRALVGRADVFIHSMRSKAIAKLGLGYDDVAAINPSIVYTNCYGYGRRGPERDRPAYDDTIQAECGIPAVQRQLTGEADYVGTIIADKVAGLTALYATTMALFHRERTGEGQEVEVAMFETMASFMLVEHANGAMFDPPLGPAVYPRTVAPNRRPYRTKDGYIAALIYNDKHWNAFIDAVQPAWSSQTYATLEARAHQIDAVYGLVAETLAERTTAEWLDLFRELEIPAAPLNTPDALFVDPHLNAVGLFETVHTPHGPVRFPGVPTWFSRTPGRVRGPAPELGADTAAVLDELGLGAG